CATGGACCGTGTTGCCGCCCATGCCAGGGCGAAAGGCGTCGAGATCATGGGCCACCATGAAACCGCAGGCAACGCCGGGCTTTACGAACGGCAGCTTGAGGATGCCCTCGATTACTATGCCGCGCATGGCATCCATTCGGTCAAGACCGGCTATGTCGCCGATGCTGGCATGGCCCTGCGCGAAGACCCGGACGGGACCGAGCAATGGGAATATCATGACGGGCAATACATGGTGCGCCATCACGCCCTGGTGGCGGAGCGGGCGGCGGAGCACGCCATCGCGGTGAATGCGCACGAGCCGGTCAAGGATACAGGCCTCCGCCGCACCTGGCCCAACCTCGTCACTCGCGAAGGCGCGCGCGGCACCGAGTATATGGCCTGGGGCGAACCGCCGAACCCGCCGGAGCACGAACCGACCCTGCTGTTCACGCGCATGCTGTCCGGTCCGTTCGACCTGACGCCGGGCATCGTCAGTCTGGAAGGGCGTGATGCGCGGCCGCTGCCCAACACTCTGGCGCGCCAACTTGCGGATTACGTGGTGATCTATTCGCCGATTCAGATGGCGGCGGACCTGCCGGAAAACTACGCCGCAGCGCCCGATGCGCTGGCGTTTATCGAGCAGGTTCCGGTCGATTGGGAACGCACGCAGGTGCTCGCCGGCGAGATCGGCGAATACGCAGTCGTTGCGCGGCAGCGCAGGGACGGGGATGACTGGTGGATCGGCGGCGTCACCGATGGCGAGCGGCGCGAGATTGCAATCGACCTTGCCTTCCTGCCCGCCGGTGCGCGCTATGTTGCGGAGATCTGGCGCGACGGCGAAGGCGGCGGGATCGACGGCGATCGCTTCGCGATGGTGCGCGAGACACGCCGGGTTCGGGCCGGCGAAACGCTGGCCCTGACGATGGAAGCAGGCGGCGGCTTCGCCCTGTCGCTGCGCCCGGCGGAGTAGCGCTGCGGCCTAGTGCGCGTGCCCCGCGATGCCGGCGGCTGCCTCCGCATCGCGTCGCCCCTTGGCCGCCGCGGTCAGCGGATCGCTTACCGCCGGCCCGTCGCTGTCGCGGTATTGGGCGCGCAGAGCCTCCAGCCGCAGTTGGAGCCGGGCGACGATCGGTTGGACCGCGGGATCGTCGATCCGGTTGTGCATCTCGCCCGGATCGGTCGCGAGGTCATAGAATTCCCACTGATTGATGTCGCCGTAGAAACGGATCAGTTTGTAGCGGTCGGTCCGCACGCCATAATGCGCGCGGACCGAGTGGAACCCCGGATATTCGTAGTAGTGGTAATAGATGTCCTCGCGCCAGTCGGGCGGGGCCTCACCGTCCACCACCTCGCGCAGGCTGCGGCCCTGAATGGCGGCGCGTGCTGGGATGCCGGCGTAATCGAGGAACGTCGGGGCATAGTCGACATTCTGCACCGGCGCTTCCACCCGTGTGCCGGGCGCGATCTGGCCGGGGAAGCGCATCACCAGCGGGGTGCGTAGCGATTCCTCGTACATGAAGCGCTTGTCGAACCAGCCGTGTTCGCCGAGGTAGAAACCCTGGTCGGAAGTATAGACCACGATCGTGTTCTCGGACAGATCGTTCGCCTCCAGCCAGTCGAGCACGCGGCCGACGCTGTCGTCCACCGCGGCGACGGTGGCGAGGTACTGCTTCATGTACCGCTGATATTTCCACAGCGCGAGTTCACGGCCGGCCAGCCCGGCTTCGTTAACCGCGTCGTTGGCCGGCTGCATCTGCGCATCCCACGCCGCGCGCTGTTCCGGCGTCATGCGGGCGAAATCGTCGGGCCAGCGGTCGAAGCGCAGCGCGTTCGATCCTGCTTCCTCCGTCATGTGCAGGTCGTGCCCTTCGTACATGTCCGCGTAGATGTTCATTTCCTGCGCCGCCGCGGCGGGGCGTCCGTCGTAGTGGTCGAAGTAATTGGTTGGCACCGGAAATTCGGTGCCGAGATAGGTCTGCAAGTGGCGGATCGCGGGCATGAAATTGCGATGCGGCGCCTTGTGATGGATCAGGATCGCGAATGGCTTGTCCGGATCGCGTTCCTCCTCCAGCCAGTCGATGCTGAAATCGGTGACAAGGTCGGTGGCATAGCCTTCCACCACGCTGCGCCCTTCGGGCGTGATGATATCGGGATTGTAATACTTGCCCTGATCGTCGAGCACCTTCCACGTCTGGATGCCGGCGCCTTCGGGCGAATAATTGAGGTGCCACTTGCCGAACAGCGCGGTCTGGTAACCTGCGGCGCCGATTTCCCGCACCCAGTTCCAGGTGGCGTTGTCGAACCGTTGCCCGTTCTTGGTAAAGCCGTGCAGGTGGCTGAACTGTCCCGTCAGCATGGTCGCGCGGCTGGGGCCGCAGAGCGAATTGGTGACGTAGCTGTTGGCGAAGATCGCGCCTTCACGCGCGATCCGGTCGATATTGGGGGTGGGCGCCAGTTGCGCGATCTCTCCGCCATAGGCGGACACCGCCTGGTAGGCGTGATCGTCCGACATGATGAAGACAATGTTGGGTCGCCGCTGCTGCGCTGCTTCCTCCCCCGCAACCGATGCGGCCTGCGATGGGGAGGGGGCGGCCGTCGCGCACGCCGGAAGTGTCAGCGTGGCGAGGGTGGCAAGCGCGATCAGCGGGCTTCGCACCGCCTCATTCCGTCAGCGTGAAAGTGACCGGCGTGCTGGCCTTCGCGCCGGAGGAGGGCGCGATCCACAGTTGGAATTCGCCCGGTTCCCACCCATGCGACATGTCCGCGCGAGTGAAGGCGAGATCCGCCGGGGTCAGCGTGAAGCTGACGGTGCGCGATTCGCCCGGCTTCAACATGATCTTCTCGAACCCCTTCAGTTCCTGGACCGGCCGGGTGACCGAGCCGACGAGGTCGCGGACGTAGAGCTGGACGACTTCCTCGCCCGCGCGATCGCCGGTGTTGGTGATCGTGGCGCTGGCGGTGATCGACCCGCCCGGTCCCATCGAGGCGGCCGAGAGCGTCGCCGGCGAATAGGTGAACGTCGTGTAGCTGAGACCGTATCCGAACCGGTACAGCGGATCGTTCGGCGTGTTGAGGTAGCGCGAAACGTACTTCGCGCCCGGCGCGCCCAGCTCGATCGGACGCCCGGTGTTCTTCATGTCGTAATGGATCGGCACCTGGCCGACATTGCGCGGGAAGGTGACCGGCAGTTTGCCCGAAGGATTGTAGTCACCGAACAGCACGTCGGCGACCGCGTGGCCGCCCTGGGTACCCGGATACCAGGCGTGCAGGATCGCCGGAACGTTCTCGTCGGCCCAGCCGATCGAATTGGGCCGTCCGCTCAGCATTACCAGAACCACCGGCTTGCCAGTGGCGACGAGCGCTTCGAGCAGGGCCTGCTGGTTGCCGGGCAGATCGAGCGAGGTGCGGCTGGCGGCTTCGCCGGTCATATCCCATTTTTCGCCCATCGCGGCGACGATCACGTCCGAACCTTCCGCCAGGGCCAGCGCTTCCGCAAAACCGTCGGTCTTGCCGGCGTCCGCAAATTCGTAGCTGGCGCCTTTCGCATATTCGACGCTGACACCGGCACCGGCGCGGGCTTCGATCCCTTCCAGGATCGTGACCGGCCGCGTTTGCCGGTCGCCGCCCGCGGCCCAGCTTCCGATCATGTCGGGCTTGCTGTCACCCAGCGGGCCGATCACCGCGATCCGGCCGGCTTCGGCAGCCAGCGGTAGCACGTCGCCTTCGTTCTTGAGCAGGACCATGGACTTGCGCGCGACATCCCGTGCCGCTTCGAGAAATTCCGGCTTGTACAGCGTGGCCTTTTCCCGCTCGTTATCGGCATAGCGATAAGGGTCTTCGAACAGGCCGAGGCGATACTTCATTTCCAGAATGCGGCGCACCGCCTGGTCGATCTGCGTCGTGTCGACGCGCCCCTCCTCCACCGAGCGGGCGAGGTTTTCCATGAACACCGCGCCCTGCATGTCCATGTCCACCCCGGCATTCAGCGCCTGTTCGCCGGCCTGAGCCAGATCCTTGGAATAGCCGTGGGGAACCATCTCGTTGATCGACGTGTAATCGGTTACCACGAACCCGTCGAAGCCCCATTTGTGGCGCAGCACGTCGGTAAGCAGGTACTTGCTCCCGCTGGCGGGGACACCGTCGTACTCGTTGAAAGACGTCATGAAAGTCGCCACGCCTTCGTCGACCGCGGCCTTGAACGGCGGCAGGTACACGTCGCGCAGCGTGCGTTCGGAAATATCGACCGTGTGATAATCGCGCCCCGCCTGCGCGGCGCCGTAGGCGGCGAAGTGCTTGGCCGTGGCAAGCAGGGTGTCGACCGCGCCCAGATCGTCACCCTGATAGCCGCGTACGCGTGCGCGGGCGATTTCGCTGCCGAGGAACACGTCTTCCCCAGCCCCTTCGGAACCGCGGCCCCAGCGCGCATCCCGCGAGATGTCGACCATCGGCGAGAAGGTCCAGTGAATGCCTTCCGCCGTCGCTTCCAACGCGGAAACCCGGGCGGATTTCTCGATCGCGTCGAGATCCCAGCTGGCCGCTTCGCCCAGCGAGATCGGGAAAATCGTGCGATGGCCGTGGATGACGTCGTATCCGAACAGCAGCGGAATTTTCAGCCGCGTACCTTCGATCGCCGCGCGTTGCAGTTCGCGCGTGTAATCGGCGGTATAAGCGTTGAAGATCGCCCCCACGCGGCCCGCGGCGATATCCTGCTTGTACCCTTCGCGCATCGTCGGGCCGGTCGATTCCCAATCGCTGGTGAGCAGGGTGAGCTGACCGATTTTCTCCTGCAGCGTCATCTTCGCCATCAGGTCGGCGATGAAGGCGTCCATTGCCGGGTCCTGCCGGGCCCATTCGGGCTGGGCCTGCGCGACGGAAACCTGCGTCGGCGAACTGGCCGCAGGCGCCTCCGGCGTGGAGGCTTGTGCTGCGCTCGCCAAGCCGGCGAGGGCGAGGGCGGCGGCGCTGGTTAGGAGGACATTGACGGACTTCTTCATGAACTCTCTCCCTGAACCCGCGTGCATTACCGCACGCCGGGCTGTGAATTCCTATGCCGGATTCGGCGATCTGGTGAAGGCTATACAGGCCATATGAAACCGGTTACAAGGCCCTAGATCAAGTTGATTCGGCGGCCGGACGCAAGGTCCGCCGTCATGCAGGCAGCTATCGGATCGCCCAGAAGGGCGGCCGTGTGGGGAGGAAACCATGACCATGATCCAGTCTCGCAATCCAATTAATGAATCGCGCGCCAACGATTCGCATCTGGCCCGCAGGCTCGCGGCTGCGCTGGCCGTTGGCGTTGCAGGCGGCGCGATGTCCATCGCGCTCGTCGCGCCCGCCCATGCGCAGGAATCCGGCGCGTCGCTGCGCGGGCAGATCACCGGCGCCGAAGGCATCAGCCAGGTCGTCGCGATCGAGGTGAACACCGGCGTGCGCCGCACGGTCGCGGCCAATGCCGCCGGCGACTATAACTTCGCATCGTTGCGTCCGGGGACGTATCGCCTTGAGGTGACAACGGCCAACGGCGTGCGCACGACCGAAACTTTCACGCTGCGCGTCGCCCAGAATGCCGTTCTCGATTTCGATCTCGGCCCACAAGATTCCGCGGCCACCACAGGGGCAGAAGCGCCTGCGGGCGGGGGCGAGATCGTCGTGGTCGCCGATCGCATCCGGACGATGGAAGGCGGCGAAGTCGGCGCCAATATCTCTTTGCGCCAGATCGAGACCCTGCCGCAGAACAACCGCAATTTCCTCGCCTTTGCCGATCTCGCGCCCGGCGTACAGTTCATCTCGGGGGCGAACGGTCAGTCGCGCCTTCAGGGTGGTGCGCAGGACAGCCGCACGGTGAATATCTTCATCGATGGCGTCGGACAGAAGGACTACGTACTGAAGAACGGCGTAACGGGGCAGGATTCGTCGCAGGGCAATCCCTTCCCGCAGATGGCGATCGGCGAATACCGAGTGATCTCCTCGAACTACAAGGCGGAGTTCGATCAGGTCAGTTCGGTCGCGATCACTGCCGTAACCCGTTCGGGGACCAACGAATTCCACGGCCAGGGCTTCATCGATTACACCGATCAGAGCCTGCGCGCGGCCACTCCGCTGGAGCTGTACGGAAATAATCCTGGCAAGGTGGAAACCAAGGATTTCCAGTTCGGCGGGGCGCTGGGCGGTCCGATCATCAAGGACATGATGCATTTCTTCGTTACCTACGAAGGCAAGCGTCAGGAACGGCCGGTTGAAATCACGCCCGGGCTTGGGCTGCCGGTTTCCTACTTCCCCGCGGAGTATCAGGGCGAGTTCGGTCCGACCAATTCGACCTTCAATGAAGACCTCTATTTCGGGAAGATCGATTTCGTCCCCAGCAACAGCGACCTGTTCGAGATATCGGCCAAGTACCGCGACGAGAGCGGCGAATTTCTGGGCAACGGGATCAACGCGCGTTCGACCATCAGTTCGCAGGATGTCGAGGAACTGCGCGTAACCGGGCGGTGGGAACACACCGCCGATAACTGGATCAACGATCTCAAGGTTACTTATGAAGACGTGAAGTGGGCGCCGACCCCGGTCGAATTCTCCAACGCTTCGTTGTTCGCCTATGTCGGGCCTTCGCCGACCAATCCGCAGCCGGGCGAGGTCGTGCGCGACAACCTGCTGCGCATCGGCGGTGGCGGCAACTATCAGGACAAGGGGCAGAAGGGCTGGGCGATCCAGAACGATTTCACCTGGATCGGGTTCGAAGGCCACACGATCAAGGCGGGCGTGAAGAGCAAGTGGGTCGAACTCAACACGCTGCAGCTCAACAACTTCAACCCGGTTTACACCTATAACGTCGCCCACAATCCCGGCGGCGGCACGTTCAACGACACTATCCCCTACCGCGTGCAGTTCGGCGCGCAGACCGGTACCGGCAGCCCGATCGTCAATTCCAAGAACTGGCAGTTCGGCATCTACATCCAGGACGACTGGGAGGTGACCGACCGGCTGACGCTGAACCTGGGCGTGCGCTGGGATTACGAGGAAACGCCTTCGTTCCTCGACTTCGTTCATCCTCAGGATGCGGTCGATGCGGTGTCGCCGGAAAACTATCCCAACCTCGCAGGCGCCAATTACGACATCAACGATTACATCTCGACCGGTTCCGAACGGGAAGCCTTCATGGGCGCGATCCAGCCCCGCATTGGCTTTACTTACGAACTGGACGAAGACGGTCGTTATGCGGTGTTCGGCGGGTTCGGCCGATCATACGATCGCAACCAGTTCGATTTCCTGCAGCAGGAAATCAGCGTCGGATCGTACAGCACGCGCACGTTCAACTTCATCACGGGCGATCCCAACAACACCTGCGATCCCGGGCCGACCTGCGTCGCCTGGGACCCGATCTATCTGACCGAAGCCGGGCGCGAGCAGCTGCTCGCCGGTGCCGGGGCCGGCGGCGGGCGTGAGCTGCGGTTTATCGATAACGACCTGAAGATGCCCTATTCGGACCAGTTCAGCCTGGGCCTGCGCGGGCGCCTGACGTCGAATTTCGATGCGGAAATCGGCTTCAGCCATATCGAGAGCAAGGATGGCTTCGCCTACCTGCTCGGCAACCGGCGGCCCGACGGGTCGTTCTTCGAGCCGGCGCCGGCCGTGCCCAATTCGCCCTGGGGCTTCGCGCCATCTGGATATGGCTCGATCATCATCGGGACCAACGGGTTGGAGACGAGCGCGGATTCGGCCTATCTCAAGCTCAACAAGAGCTACACGGTCGCATCGCCTTGGAGCCTTTCGGCCACCTACACTTATACCGAGGCGGAGGAGAACCGGAGCTTCGGCGAGACGTTCGCCCTCGATTTCCCCGCGCTGGAA
The nucleotide sequence above comes from Pelagerythrobacter marensis. Encoded proteins:
- a CDS encoding sulfatase family protein — its product is MRSPLIALATLATLTLPACATAAPSPSQAASVAGEEAAQQRRPNIVFIMSDDHAYQAVSAYGGEIAQLAPTPNIDRIAREGAIFANSYVTNSLCGPSRATMLTGQFSHLHGFTKNGQRFDNATWNWVREIGAAGYQTALFGKWHLNYSPEGAGIQTWKVLDDQGKYYNPDIITPEGRSVVEGYATDLVTDFSIDWLEEERDPDKPFAILIHHKAPHRNFMPAIRHLQTYLGTEFPVPTNYFDHYDGRPAAAAQEMNIYADMYEGHDLHMTEEAGSNALRFDRWPDDFARMTPEQRAAWDAQMQPANDAVNEAGLAGRELALWKYQRYMKQYLATVAAVDDSVGRVLDWLEANDLSENTIVVYTSDQGFYLGEHGWFDKRFMYEESLRTPLVMRFPGQIAPGTRVEAPVQNVDYAPTFLDYAGIPARAAIQGRSLREVVDGEAPPDWREDIYYHYYEYPGFHSVRAHYGVRTDRYKLIRFYGDINQWEFYDLATDPGEMHNRIDDPAVQPIVARLQLRLEALRAQYRDSDGPAVSDPLTAAAKGRRDAEAAAGIAGHAH
- the bglX gene encoding beta-glucosidase BglX, whose protein sequence is MKKSVNVLLTSAAALALAGLASAAQASTPEAPAASSPTQVSVAQAQPEWARQDPAMDAFIADLMAKMTLQEKIGQLTLLTSDWESTGPTMREGYKQDIAAGRVGAIFNAYTADYTRELQRAAIEGTRLKIPLLFGYDVIHGHRTIFPISLGEAASWDLDAIEKSARVSALEATAEGIHWTFSPMVDISRDARWGRGSEGAGEDVFLGSEIARARVRGYQGDDLGAVDTLLATAKHFAAYGAAQAGRDYHTVDISERTLRDVYLPPFKAAVDEGVATFMTSFNEYDGVPASGSKYLLTDVLRHKWGFDGFVVTDYTSINEMVPHGYSKDLAQAGEQALNAGVDMDMQGAVFMENLARSVEEGRVDTTQIDQAVRRILEMKYRLGLFEDPYRYADNEREKATLYKPEFLEAARDVARKSMVLLKNEGDVLPLAAEAGRIAVIGPLGDSKPDMIGSWAAGGDRQTRPVTILEGIEARAGAGVSVEYAKGASYEFADAGKTDGFAEALALAEGSDVIVAAMGEKWDMTGEAASRTSLDLPGNQQALLEALVATGKPVVLVMLSGRPNSIGWADENVPAILHAWYPGTQGGHAVADVLFGDYNPSGKLPVTFPRNVGQVPIHYDMKNTGRPIELGAPGAKYVSRYLNTPNDPLYRFGYGLSYTTFTYSPATLSAASMGPGGSITASATITNTGDRAGEEVVQLYVRDLVGSVTRPVQELKGFEKIMLKPGESRTVSFTLTPADLAFTRADMSHGWEPGEFQLWIAPSSGAKASTPVTFTLTE
- a CDS encoding TonB-dependent receptor, producing the protein MTMIQSRNPINESRANDSHLARRLAAALAVGVAGGAMSIALVAPAHAQESGASLRGQITGAEGISQVVAIEVNTGVRRTVAANAAGDYNFASLRPGTYRLEVTTANGVRTTETFTLRVAQNAVLDFDLGPQDSAATTGAEAPAGGGEIVVVADRIRTMEGGEVGANISLRQIETLPQNNRNFLAFADLAPGVQFISGANGQSRLQGGAQDSRTVNIFIDGVGQKDYVLKNGVTGQDSSQGNPFPQMAIGEYRVISSNYKAEFDQVSSVAITAVTRSGTNEFHGQGFIDYTDQSLRAATPLELYGNNPGKVETKDFQFGGALGGPIIKDMMHFFVTYEGKRQERPVEITPGLGLPVSYFPAEYQGEFGPTNSTFNEDLYFGKIDFVPSNSDLFEISAKYRDESGEFLGNGINARSTISSQDVEELRVTGRWEHTADNWINDLKVTYEDVKWAPTPVEFSNASLFAYVGPSPTNPQPGEVVRDNLLRIGGGGNYQDKGQKGWAIQNDFTWIGFEGHTIKAGVKSKWVELNTLQLNNFNPVYTYNVAHNPGGGTFNDTIPYRVQFGAQTGTGSPIVNSKNWQFGIYIQDDWEVTDRLTLNLGVRWDYEETPSFLDFVHPQDAVDAVSPENYPNLAGANYDINDYISTGSEREAFMGAIQPRIGFTYELDEDGRYAVFGGFGRSYDRNQFDFLQQEISVGSYSTRTFNFITGDPNNTCDPGPTCVAWDPIYLTEAGREQLLAGAGAGGGRELRFIDNDLKMPYSDQFSLGLRGRLTSNFDAEIGFSHIESKDGFAYLLGNRRPDGSFFEPAPAVPNSPWGFAPSGYGSIIIGTNGLETSADSAYLKLNKSYTVASPWSLSATYTYTEAEENRSFGETFALDFPALEDYPVTRSSGVRKHRLVMTGSVDLPIGMVLSGKFQIASPPYLKRFISTGGENPSRDVISNEADSNGDRWGFRQMDLAVTKYLSLPFITDDTRVWVRADVINLFNDRNYVDYNNDPSSPDYLSISGLGVGGNPPRTVKVSAGFEF